In a genomic window of uncultured Flavobacterium sp.:
- a CDS encoding kelch repeat-containing protein, which yields MKKLLLILFFLPLISIAQNIKGIVVSQKTDLPIEDTNVFALSSDIGTLTNAKGEFTLKLDSKFKDNDSLQFSHIGFVTTKISVNDLKKLNFKVSLPEDVESLKGLTISANQKRRLKSKLDFNKLASLKHAISSFGSVLKDDKIYIIGGDASFDSDAYKELQSQNQNFDDNDSFIKKYLEKLRSQFITLAYKSELLIYDIKTDSWQISDTKFKKRAYHNLNYFDNKIYVLGGKRISANGIFQYLQDEIEVFDIEKQTITVDKTNPHQAANAASFTYNDNIIVIGGSVKMNTENNKKVFTNKVHLYNISSGFWYELASMPTAKEVSGVLINNKIYLIGGNNENPLSEIETFDLATEKWQTEGELFNGLEKPAITYHDNIIYFFEYNKMYVYDINSKQLKEYNIDLGLKECSMHYHNNKLYIFGGRTENSYSNSPSANVYSISIDEFETTQINRIKVLSEGSSLTKAD from the coding sequence GTGAAAAAACTACTCTTAATTCTCTTTTTTTTACCATTAATCTCAATAGCTCAAAATATAAAGGGTATTGTTGTTTCTCAAAAAACAGATCTTCCTATTGAAGACACTAATGTTTTTGCTTTGTCGAGCGATATTGGAACTTTAACAAATGCAAAAGGCGAATTTACATTGAAACTTGATTCTAAATTTAAAGACAATGACTCTTTACAGTTTTCTCATATTGGTTTTGTTACCACAAAAATCTCTGTGAACGATTTAAAAAAATTAAATTTTAAGGTTTCTCTTCCTGAAGATGTCGAAAGCTTAAAAGGATTAACTATTTCGGCAAATCAGAAAAGAAGACTAAAATCAAAACTCGATTTTAATAAATTAGCTTCTTTAAAACATGCAATTTCGTCATTTGGATCTGTTTTAAAAGATGACAAAATCTATATTATTGGTGGTGATGCAAGTTTTGATTCAGATGCATACAAGGAATTGCAATCCCAAAATCAAAACTTTGATGATAATGACTCTTTTATAAAAAAATATTTAGAAAAACTTCGTTCTCAATTTATAACCCTAGCATACAAAAGCGAGTTATTAATTTACGATATTAAAACAGATTCCTGGCAAATATCTGACACAAAATTTAAAAAGAGAGCTTATCATAACCTTAATTATTTTGACAATAAAATCTATGTTCTAGGCGGAAAAAGAATATCTGCAAACGGTATATTTCAATATTTACAAGATGAAATTGAGGTGTTTGACATCGAAAAACAGACTATTACTGTTGACAAAACAAATCCGCATCAGGCTGCTAACGCTGCTTCTTTTACTTATAATGACAATATTATAGTAATAGGCGGTTCTGTAAAAATGAATACTGAAAACAATAAAAAAGTCTTTACAAACAAAGTACATCTTTATAATATCAGCTCTGGTTTTTGGTACGAACTTGCAAGTATGCCAACTGCCAAAGAAGTTTCGGGAGTATTAATCAATAACAAAATTTATCTGATTGGAGGCAATAACGAAAACCCTTTGTCTGAGATCGAAACTTTTGATTTGGCTACTGAAAAATGGCAAACTGAAGGGGAATTATTTAATGGTTTAGAAAAACCGGCCATAACTTATCACGACAATATTATTTACTTTTTTGAATACAATAAAATGTATGTGTACGATATTAATTCAAAACAATTGAAAGAATATAACATTGATCTTGGATTAAAAGAATGTAGCATGCATTACCATAATAACAAGTTATATATTTTTGGAGGCAGAACGGAAAATTCTTACTCGAACTCGCCTTCTGCAAATGTCTACAGTATTTCTATTGATGAATTTGAAACAACACAAATTAACAGGATTAAAGTTTTGTCTGAAGGATCTAGTTTAACCAAAGCAGATTAA
- a CDS encoding aconitate hydratase has product MAFDIEMIKKVYENMPGRVDKAREIVGRPLTLTEKILYNHLWDGNPTQAFGRGVDYVDFAPDRVACQDATAQMALLQFMHAGKPKVAVPTTVHCDHLIQAKVDAATDLARAKTQSNEVFDFLSSVSNKYGIGFWKPGAGIIHQVVLENYAFPGGMMIGTDSHTVNAGGLGMVAIGVGGADAVDVMSGMAWELKFPKLIGVKLTGKLSGWTAPKDVILKVAGILTVKGGTGAIVEYFGEGATSMSCTGKGTICNMGAEIGATTSTFGYDDSMSRYLRSTNRADVADAADKVASYLTGDPEVYANPEQYFDQVIEINLTELEPHLNGPFTPDLATPISKMKETAIKNNWPLQIQVGLIGSCTNSSYEDISRAASLARQVSAKNLKTKSQFTITPGSEVVRYTIERDGFIDTFEKIGATVFANACGPCIGMWDRDGAEKEERNTIVHSFNRNFSKRADGNPNTLAFVGSPELVTAMAIAGDLGFNPLTDTLINEDGEEVRLEAPTGDELPPRGFDVKDPGFQVPAEDGSGVQVVVSPTSERLQLLAPFDAWDGKNITGAKLLIKAFGKCTTDHISMAGPWLRFRGHLDNISNNMLIGAVNAFNQKTNSVKNQLTGTYDAVPAVARAYKAAGVPSIVVGDHNYGEGSSREHAAMEPRFLGVKAVLVKSFARIHETNLKKQGLLGLTFANEADYDKIQEDDTINFTDLTEFAPGKPLTLEFVHANGTKDIILANHTYNAGQIGWFVAGSALNLIAAGKA; this is encoded by the coding sequence ATGGCTTTTGATATTGAAATGATTAAAAAAGTGTATGAGAACATGCCAGGTCGTGTTGATAAAGCACGCGAGATTGTTGGGCGTCCACTTACCTTAACAGAGAAAATTTTATACAATCACCTTTGGGATGGAAATCCAACTCAGGCGTTTGGCAGAGGAGTAGATTATGTTGATTTTGCACCGGATCGTGTTGCATGTCAGGATGCAACTGCTCAAATGGCATTATTGCAATTTATGCATGCCGGAAAGCCTAAAGTAGCAGTGCCTACAACGGTTCACTGTGATCACTTGATTCAGGCAAAAGTTGATGCCGCAACCGATTTGGCCCGAGCAAAAACACAAAGCAATGAAGTTTTCGACTTCTTGTCGTCAGTTTCTAATAAATACGGAATTGGTTTCTGGAAACCAGGAGCAGGAATTATTCACCAGGTAGTACTTGAAAATTATGCTTTTCCCGGCGGAATGATGATTGGTACCGATTCTCACACTGTAAATGCAGGTGGTTTAGGAATGGTCGCTATTGGTGTTGGTGGAGCAGATGCTGTAGATGTTATGTCAGGTATGGCTTGGGAGCTTAAATTCCCTAAATTAATTGGAGTAAAACTAACTGGTAAATTATCAGGATGGACAGCTCCTAAAGATGTTATTCTTAAAGTTGCCGGTATTCTTACTGTAAAAGGAGGAACTGGCGCAATCGTAGAATATTTTGGAGAAGGCGCAACTTCTATGTCTTGTACTGGTAAAGGTACTATTTGTAATATGGGAGCTGAGATTGGAGCTACAACTTCAACTTTTGGTTATGATGATTCTATGAGTCGTTATTTACGTTCTACAAACAGAGCCGATGTTGCCGATGCAGCAGATAAAGTAGCTTCTTACTTAACAGGAGATCCTGAAGTTTATGCTAATCCAGAACAATATTTTGATCAGGTTATCGAAATCAACTTAACAGAATTAGAGCCGCACTTAAACGGACCTTTCACTCCAGATTTAGCGACTCCAATTTCTAAAATGAAAGAAACAGCAATCAAAAACAACTGGCCTTTACAAATTCAGGTTGGTTTAATTGGTTCATGTACAAATTCATCTTACGAAGATATCTCTCGTGCAGCTTCTTTGGCAAGACAAGTAAGTGCTAAAAACTTAAAAACTAAATCTCAATTTACAATTACTCCAGGTTCAGAAGTTGTTCGTTATACAATCGAAAGAGACGGATTTATCGATACTTTCGAAAAAATTGGAGCAACCGTTTTTGCTAATGCCTGCGGACCATGTATTGGTATGTGGGACAGAGATGGAGCAGAGAAAGAAGAAAGAAACACAATCGTTCACTCTTTCAATCGTAACTTCTCAAAACGTGCAGATGGTAACCCAAATACTTTAGCTTTCGTAGGTTCACCAGAATTGGTAACCGCTATGGCTATTGCAGGAGATCTTGGTTTTAACCCTTTAACAGATACGTTAATCAACGAAGATGGAGAAGAAGTAAGACTTGAAGCGCCAACAGGAGACGAATTGCCTCCAAGAGGATTTGACGTAAAAGATCCAGGATTCCAGGTTCCTGCAGAAGACGGTTCAGGAGTTCAGGTTGTTGTAAGTCCAACATCGGAGCGTTTACAATTATTAGCTCCGTTTGATGCTTGGGATGGTAAAAACATTACAGGTGCAAAATTATTAATCAAAGCATTCGGAAAATGTACAACAGATCATATTTCTATGGCTGGACCATGGTTACGTTTCCGCGGACACTTAGATAATATTTCAAACAATATGTTGATTGGTGCCGTAAATGCATTCAATCAAAAAACAAACTCAGTAAAAAATCAATTAACAGGTACTTACGATGCAGTTCCTGCTGTAGCTCGTGCATACAAAGCGGCTGGAGTTCCGTCTATCGTTGTGGGAGATCACAATTATGGCGAAGGTTCATCACGTGAGCATGCTGCGATGGAACCACGTTTCTTGGGTGTTAAAGCTGTATTAGTAAAATCTTTTGCTCGTATTCACGAAACAAACCTTAAAAAACAAGGACTTTTAGGATTAACATTCGCTAATGAAGCAGATTACGATAAAATTCAGGAAGACGATACAATTAACTTTACTGATTTAACCGAGTTCGCTCCGGGAAAACCTTTAACGTTAGAGTTCGTTCATGCAAATGGAACAAAAGATATAATCTTGGCAAACCATACCTACAACGCAGGTCAAATTGGCTGGTTCGTTGCAGGTTCAGCATTAAACCTAATTGCTGCCGGAAAAGCTTAA
- a CDS encoding LysM peptidoglycan-binding domain-containing protein, translating into MVFRLIIVLFFFSVGVFSQEKFIKHKISKGENLSVIAKKYGVKTKDIEEANPNAPKVLKLNSVLLIPNNNKKGTTKKTEIAANTTPTVISNSGQHEVREKENLWVISKKYNISVDDLKKANPSLENEDLKIGQKLNIPSTAIVSNERTTKNQDIEKPEIISSTDVEVVVEVKPKETKYLIAKKYGITVAELERQNPFIKKKLPVGSVLKIRTSKEKADQQIKDSSITPQTQVAENFGTTTETTKPEIIPSTDVEVVIEVQSKETKYSIAKKYGITVKELEKQNPFIKGKLPVGYVLKIRTSKEKVDAAAGLSITPQSNDNLSTPSQVADNSEIKKDTTTVFRVSNHSDLVNQLIVNATENIGIRYRSGGTTKAGFDCSGLMICTFNNFDIKLPRSSIEQSRIGMKVNSEEAQKGDLIFFRTNGRRHINHVGMVVEVLEGEIKFVHSSTHGGVMISSTKEPYYGRTFTQVNRVLQ; encoded by the coding sequence ATGGTTTTTAGATTAATTATAGTATTGTTTTTTTTCAGTGTTGGTGTCTTTTCTCAGGAAAAGTTTATCAAGCACAAAATATCAAAAGGAGAAAATCTATCTGTAATTGCTAAAAAATATGGTGTAAAAACTAAAGACATTGAAGAGGCTAATCCCAATGCGCCTAAGGTTTTAAAATTAAATTCGGTTCTCTTAATCCCGAATAACAATAAAAAAGGTACTACGAAAAAAACTGAAATTGCTGCCAATACAACTCCTACTGTGATTTCAAATTCAGGTCAGCATGAAGTAAGGGAAAAAGAAAATCTTTGGGTAATTTCAAAAAAATATAATATTTCTGTTGATGATTTAAAGAAAGCAAATCCTTCTTTGGAAAATGAAGATTTGAAAATAGGACAGAAACTGAATATTCCTTCAACTGCTATTGTGTCAAATGAAAGGACAACGAAAAACCAGGATATAGAGAAGCCGGAAATAATTTCTTCGACAGATGTTGAGGTTGTTGTTGAGGTAAAACCAAAAGAAACTAAATATCTGATTGCAAAAAAATACGGAATAACAGTTGCAGAATTGGAACGTCAAAATCCATTTATCAAAAAGAAACTGCCTGTTGGATCTGTTTTGAAAATTAGAACTTCAAAAGAAAAAGCAGATCAGCAAATAAAAGATAGTTCTATTACGCCTCAAACTCAGGTTGCGGAAAATTTCGGAACAACTACAGAAACTACAAAGCCGGAAATTATTCCATCAACAGATGTTGAGGTAGTTATTGAAGTACAATCTAAAGAAACAAAGTATTCAATTGCTAAAAAATACGGAATAACAGTTAAAGAATTGGAAAAGCAAAATCCGTTTATAAAAGGGAAGTTGCCAGTGGGTTATGTTTTAAAAATCCGCACTTCAAAAGAAAAAGTTGATGCCGCAGCAGGTTTATCAATAACTCCGCAAAGCAATGATAATTTATCGACTCCAAGTCAGGTTGCTGATAATTCAGAGATTAAAAAAGATACAACTACAGTATTTAGAGTAAGTAATCATTCTGATTTAGTAAATCAATTGATTGTAAATGCAACCGAAAATATTGGAATACGATATCGATCGGGCGGAACCACAAAAGCAGGATTTGACTGCTCCGGATTAATGATTTGTACTTTTAATAATTTTGATATTAAGCTCCCAAGAAGTTCTATCGAGCAATCTAGAATTGGTATGAAAGTCAATTCAGAAGAAGCGCAAAAAGGTGATTTGATTTTCTTTAGAACCAATGGAAGAAGGCACATTAATCATGTTGGAATGGTAGTTGAAGTTTTAGAAGGAGAAATTAAATTTGTTCACTCTTCAACACATGGCGGCGTAATGATTTCTTCGACTAAAGAACCTTATTACGGAAGAACTTTTACACAGGTAAATCGCGTTTTGCAATAG
- a CDS encoding amino acid permease, whose translation MQENDQENFKRELGLLDGTMLVVGSMIGSGIFIVSADIARQVGSAGWLTLIWLISGLITIIAAVSYGELSAMFPKAGGQYVYLKEAYNKLIAFLYGWSFFAVIQTGTIAAVGVAFSKFAAYLYEPLSDENILYELGSFKLNAAQLVSIVTIILLTFINSRGVKNGKILQTVLTIIKILSLLGLIVFGLTLGAKASIWDANWTDAWTPRSYNAESGSWLPIGGTALITGISAAMVGSLFSSDAWNGVTFIAGEIKNPKRNVGFSLFLGTFIVTIIYVLTNLMYLAVVPLNEIATAKSDRVAVVASHYIFGNIGTLIIAIMIMISTFACNNGLIMAGARVYYTMAKDGLFFKKAAVLNKSSVPAWALWAQCIWASALCLTGKYGDLLDFVIIIVLIFYILTIYGIFILRKKMPDLERPYKAFGYPFLPMLYIVIAAAICVSLLITKFSTCGWGVLIMLTGIPVYYLTKPKES comes from the coding sequence ATGCAAGAAAACGACCAGGAAAATTTTAAAAGAGAACTCGGATTATTAGACGGAACCATGCTTGTTGTAGGTTCGATGATTGGATCCGGGATATTTATTGTAAGTGCCGATATCGCCAGACAAGTAGGTTCTGCGGGATGGCTAACGCTAATTTGGTTAATCTCAGGATTGATAACTATTATAGCTGCAGTAAGTTACGGAGAGTTGAGTGCAATGTTCCCAAAAGCAGGTGGACAATATGTGTATCTTAAAGAAGCTTATAATAAATTAATCGCGTTTTTGTACGGTTGGAGTTTTTTCGCCGTAATTCAAACCGGAACCATTGCCGCAGTTGGTGTGGCATTCTCAAAGTTTGCAGCTTATCTTTATGAGCCGCTAAGTGATGAAAATATACTTTATGAATTGGGTTCTTTTAAACTCAATGCGGCGCAATTAGTGTCGATTGTTACGATTATTTTATTGACTTTCATTAATAGCCGTGGTGTTAAAAACGGAAAGATTCTTCAAACTGTCCTTACGATTATCAAAATATTATCATTATTAGGTTTAATAGTTTTTGGATTAACATTAGGAGCAAAAGCTTCTATTTGGGATGCCAACTGGACAGATGCCTGGACACCGCGTTCGTATAATGCCGAAAGTGGTTCATGGTTACCAATTGGAGGAACAGCTTTGATTACGGGAATTTCTGCTGCAATGGTTGGATCGTTATTTTCAAGTGACGCTTGGAATGGTGTGACTTTTATCGCTGGAGAAATAAAAAATCCAAAACGAAATGTAGGTTTCAGTTTGTTCTTAGGAACTTTTATTGTGACAATTATTTATGTATTGACAAATTTGATGTATTTAGCGGTAGTTCCGTTAAACGAAATTGCAACAGCAAAATCAGATAGAGTAGCAGTTGTAGCTTCACATTATATTTTTGGAAATATAGGAACGTTGATTATTGCAATTATGATCATGATTTCGACTTTTGCCTGCAACAACGGATTAATTATGGCTGGTGCAAGAGTGTATTATACAATGGCAAAAGATGGTTTATTCTTTAAAAAAGCAGCTGTTTTAAATAAATCAAGTGTTCCGGCTTGGGCACTTTGGGCGCAATGTATTTGGGCTTCGGCTTTATGTTTGACAGGAAAATATGGAGATTTATTAGATTTCGTAATTATCATTGTATTGATTTTTTACATACTAACAATCTACGGAATCTTTATTTTACGTAAAAAAATGCCAGATCTCGAAAGACCTTATAAAGCATTCGGATACCCATTTTTACCAATGCTGTATATCGTGATTGCAGCGGCAATTTGTGTTTCGTTATTAATTACAAAATTTTCAACTTGTGGTTGGGGAGTATTAATTATGCTAACAGGAATTCCGGTATATTATCTAACAAAACCAAAAGAGTCTTAA
- a CDS encoding DUF1810 domain-containing protein produces MAYSNNDLLRFLDAQNKLYLTAFSEIKKGKKETHWMWFIFPQIKGLGTSDNANYYAINDLKEATEYLEHPILGKHLIEISELFLTFKRKSADGILGDLDARKLRSSMTLFSLVENTNPVFQEVLEAFFSGESDPLTLSIINSTIKSSVETEMV; encoded by the coding sequence ATGGCTTATTCAAACAATGATTTATTGCGTTTTTTAGATGCACAAAATAAACTTTATCTTACTGCTTTTTCTGAAATCAAAAAAGGAAAAAAAGAGACACATTGGATGTGGTTCATTTTTCCTCAGATTAAAGGATTAGGCACAAGTGATAATGCAAATTATTATGCCATTAACGATCTCAAAGAAGCAACCGAATATTTAGAACATCCTATTTTAGGAAAACATCTTATAGAAATTTCAGAGTTATTTTTGACATTTAAAAGAAAATCAGCTGATGGAATTTTAGGTGATTTAGATGCGCGTAAATTACGTTCTTCTATGACGCTTTTCTCTTTGGTTGAAAATACAAATCCTGTATTTCAGGAAGTTTTAGAAGCTTTTTTCTCTGGAGAATCTGATCCTCTTACCTTATCTATTATTAATTCAACTATAAAATCATCTGTCGAAACTGAAATGGTGTAA
- a CDS encoding alpha-ketoglutarate-dependent dioxygenase AlkB translates to MTLFSDTELFATGLKGKKIFDLPDAELILIDNFFTKEESDRFYEKILHQTKWREYEMEMYDKIVTAPRMISWYEDKDNVGADQNGPDWTYNLLRIRGRVERETQIEFNSLLLNLYRNGNDGVSWHSDKEHNSGPNPIIASVTFGETRMFRLRHKFRKEIPQVEIPLHHGSFLLMAGTTNSFWQHQVPKTAKNVLPRINLTFRRTNRSE, encoded by the coding sequence ATGACACTATTTAGCGATACCGAATTATTTGCCACAGGTTTAAAAGGAAAAAAAATATTTGACCTGCCTGATGCAGAACTTATTTTAATCGATAACTTTTTTACCAAAGAAGAATCTGATCGCTTTTATGAAAAAATACTTCATCAAACCAAATGGAGAGAATATGAAATGGAAATGTATGATAAAATTGTTACGGCTCCGCGGATGATTTCCTGGTATGAAGACAAAGATAATGTTGGTGCAGATCAAAATGGCCCTGACTGGACTTATAATTTATTAAGGATTAGAGGCCGTGTCGAAAGAGAAACTCAGATTGAATTTAATAGTTTATTGCTCAATTTATATCGAAATGGTAATGATGGTGTTTCGTGGCATAGCGACAAAGAACACAACTCCGGACCAAACCCAATTATTGCTTCGGTAACTTTTGGAGAAACCAGAATGTTCAGGCTTCGCCATAAATTTCGCAAAGAAATTCCGCAAGTAGAAATTCCTTTGCATCACGGTTCTTTTCTATTAATGGCGGGAACAACAAATAGTTTCTGGCAACATCAGGTTCCTAAAACGGCAAAAAATGTATTGCCCAGAATCAATTTAACCTTTAGACGAACTAACCGAAGCGAATGA
- a CDS encoding PH domain-containing protein, whose amino-acid sequence MANCILCSTELKFINTPTFGSGKLNDGSIVCTSCFKKINNADPKMAFKLKNHSLNDIKNLFDEKATKNEQALSRLEEIKIQIRQLNLTNSASFLGRKEINELPNILAQSEIIDNIVQGTYNNGHGILISTNRRLVFIDKGILYGLKVEDFPLDKISSIQYETGLLLGGIKIYTSGNTAKIDNIEKLSARTFSEFVRDKLSKPNNSVNNVASEVNILDQLEKLAKLKESGILSEDEFNEQKKKFLEKL is encoded by the coding sequence ATGGCAAATTGTATCCTTTGTTCAACAGAATTAAAATTTATAAATACGCCAACATTTGGTTCCGGAAAATTAAATGATGGAAGCATTGTTTGTACAAGTTGTTTTAAAAAAATCAACAATGCAGATCCCAAAATGGCATTTAAACTTAAAAATCATTCTTTAAATGACATTAAAAATTTATTCGACGAAAAAGCAACCAAAAATGAGCAAGCTCTATCACGTCTTGAAGAAATTAAAATACAAATAAGACAACTAAATTTAACTAATTCTGCTAGTTTTCTTGGTCGTAAAGAAATAAATGAGCTTCCAAATATATTGGCGCAAAGTGAAATTATTGACAATATTGTCCAAGGAACCTATAATAATGGTCATGGCATTTTAATTTCAACAAATAGACGATTAGTCTTTATTGACAAAGGAATATTATATGGATTGAAAGTAGAAGATTTTCCATTGGACAAAATCTCTTCTATACAATACGAAACTGGTTTACTTTTAGGAGGAATCAAAATTTATACAAGTGGAAATACTGCCAAAATTGATAATATAGAAAAATTATCTGCAAGAACTTTTTCTGAATTTGTTAGAGATAAACTTTCCAAACCAAATAACTCAGTCAATAATGTTGCTTCTGAAGTTAATATTTTAGACCAACTTGAAAAATTAGCAAAATTGAAAGAAAGTGGAATATTGTCAGAAGATGAATTTAATGAACAAAAGAAAAAATTTCTTGAAAAACTCTGA
- a CDS encoding response regulator, translating to MELNSLFLLIEDNLIDQLVTKQLLKKVFSIEQVSIANNGKEGIQWLNNNKRINSQPLIILLDIQMPIMNGFEFLDEFHKLSKDAKKGVQIYVLSSTLDPDEIKLIEENEYVTDFLNKPFPIEELKTKFLW from the coding sequence ATGGAACTTAATTCTTTGTTTTTGTTAATTGAAGACAACCTGATCGACCAGCTTGTTACGAAGCAATTACTAAAAAAAGTTTTTAGTATTGAACAAGTATCTATTGCAAATAATGGAAAAGAAGGAATTCAATGGCTTAACAATAACAAAAGAATTAACTCTCAACCACTTATCATCTTGCTAGACATTCAAATGCCTATTATGAATGGTTTTGAGTTTCTGGATGAATTTCACAAACTCAGTAAAGATGCAAAAAAAGGAGTTCAGATTTATGTGCTTTCGTCAACCTTAGATCCTGACGAAATTAAACTGATAGAAGAAAATGAGTATGTAACTGATTTTTTAAACAAACCATTTCCCATTGAAGAATTGAAAACTAAGTTTTTATGGTAA
- a CDS encoding HAMP domain-containing sensor histidine kinase, with protein sequence MFKVNSFRKLRFPNVFILLLIVFISCALLICINIFTIKILSANRAYVNGESHYSKGQKDASRHLITYLFTKDKNQWKLYQEELKVPQGDGIARETLMKAGDNKVARKALLVGRNHQEDLDDLIWLFVNFKQVSYLSKAINEWGQGDQLIFKLYVIGEQINAKINHNILSIEDQKKFLQEISVISDKLTINERNFSNTLGEGTRKIKFLLTIFNVIFILIIVCSVCLYYSIMVKRLLFSKKETEAKNENLILVNHELDRFVYSASHDLRSPITSLKGLIEITQLEDDVDQIKDYLSLMYQSLTKQDQFISDIIDYSKNKRKLIIVEPVSLQDLFNEAISQLMHIENANRITFKQELLIDEIQSDGLRLRIIISNLISNAIKYADNSKQEMFISIKTYIQEGFNKIEVADNGIGINDEFKDYIFEMYYGTNKNKGSGLGLYIVKEAVENIKGNISVFSESNIGSKFIVTIPNAYGT encoded by the coding sequence ATGTTTAAAGTCAACTCTTTCAGAAAACTACGCTTTCCTAATGTTTTTATTCTTTTATTAATCGTATTTATTTCTTGTGCTTTATTAATCTGTATTAACATTTTTACAATCAAAATCTTATCTGCTAACAGAGCATATGTTAACGGTGAATCACACTATTCAAAAGGTCAAAAAGATGCTTCGCGCCATCTCATAACTTATCTTTTTACCAAAGATAAAAACCAATGGAAATTATATCAGGAAGAATTAAAGGTTCCGCAAGGAGATGGTATTGCCCGTGAAACCCTTATGAAAGCCGGAGATAATAAAGTTGCCCGAAAAGCACTACTTGTCGGCAGAAACCATCAGGAAGATCTCGATGATTTGATTTGGTTATTTGTGAACTTCAAACAAGTTTCTTATTTATCAAAAGCTATAAATGAATGGGGTCAAGGAGACCAATTAATCTTTAAATTATATGTTATTGGCGAACAAATCAATGCCAAGATAAATCACAATATTCTAAGTATTGAGGATCAGAAAAAATTTCTTCAGGAAATTAGTGTTATAAGTGACAAACTAACCATTAACGAACGAAACTTTTCGAATACACTTGGCGAAGGAACTCGAAAAATAAAATTCCTACTAACTATATTCAACGTTATTTTTATCTTGATTATAGTTTGCAGTGTTTGTCTTTATTATTCAATAATGGTAAAACGTTTATTGTTTTCAAAGAAAGAAACCGAAGCTAAAAACGAGAATCTGATTCTTGTTAATCATGAACTTGATCGCTTTGTTTATAGTGCTTCACATGATTTGAGATCTCCTATAACTTCTTTGAAAGGTTTAATCGAAATCACACAATTGGAAGACGATGTTGATCAAATCAAAGATTACCTGAGTTTAATGTATCAAAGTCTCACTAAACAAGATCAATTTATTAGCGACATTATAGATTATTCAAAAAATAAACGAAAATTAATTATAGTAGAACCCGTTAGTTTACAGGATTTGTTTAATGAAGCTATTTCGCAATTGATGCATATTGAGAATGCAAACAGAATAACTTTTAAACAAGAATTATTAATTGATGAAATTCAGAGTGATGGTTTGCGTTTAAGAATCATTATCAGTAATCTAATTTCTAATGCTATAAAATATGCTGATAATAGCAAACAAGAAATGTTCATCTCTATAAAAACTTATATTCAGGAAGGTTTTAATAAAATTGAAGTTGCTGATAACGGAATTGGCATCAACGATGAGTTCAAGGATTATATTTTTGAAATGTATTATGGTACAAATAAAAATAAAGGATCTGGTTTAGGTCTTTATATTGTAAAAGAAGCTGTCGAGAATATTAAAGGAAACATTTCTGTGTTTTCAGAAAGTAATATTGGCAGCAAGTTTATTGTAACGATTCCTAATGCCTATGGAACTTAA